The following nucleotide sequence is from Rickettsiales bacterium.
AGCAGAAATGTTAAATCTTACTGCTAATTACCAAGCAGAGGCTTCAGGTATGGTAATTGAATCTAAAGTCAATAAGACTAAAGGTGTAATAACCACCCTTCTAGTACAACGTGGTACATTAAGAATTGGTGACATTATAGTAGCTGGTGGAAGCTATGGTAAAATTAGACTTATTAATGATGACAAAGGGCGTTCTATTAAAGAAGCAACACCATCCATGCCTGTTGAAGTATTGGGATTAGATAATGCAGCCGACGCAGGAGATAAATTTAATGTTGTAGAACAAGAGAAACAAGCCAGAGAGATTACTGAATATAGACATCAACAGAAACTAATATTAAAAAACTCTTTAAATAAACGAGGATCTCTTGAAGAATTGTTCCTACGATCAGGAAAAACTGCCATTAAAGATTTACCTATTATCATTAAAGCTGATGTACAGGGGTCAATTGAAGCAATATCTGGTAGCTTAAATAAATTTAATGGAGAAGAAGTAAAAGTTAAAATCCTTCACGCTGCGGTGGGTGGAATTAATGAATCTGATATAGCTTTAGCCAACGCTTCAAAAGCTATTATTATTGGATTTAATGTACGCGCTAACCAACAAGCTAACCAACAAGCTATAAGCGAAGGAATTGACATCCGATACTACTCAATAATTTATAATTTGATTGATGATATTAAAGCTATTCTATCTGGAATGTTATCACCAATTATTCGTGAAGAATATATAGGACATGCAGAAATTCGTAAAGTATATAATATTACTAAAGCTGGTAAAATTGCTGGATCTTATGTATTAGATGGTTACATCTCCCGTGGAGCAGGAGTGCGTCTATTAAGAGATGATATCGTTATTCACGAGGGAAAACTAAAGACTCTTCGTCGCTTCAAAGATGATGTAAAAGAAGTTCGAGAAAACTTTGAATGTGGTATTGCTTTCGAAAATTATGAAGATATAAGAGAAGGCGACAAAGTAGAAGTATTTAAACTAGTTGAAGAAGTAAGAACTCTATAAATAAGTGGCGCCTAACAATTTAGGCGCCTACTATAATTATCTAAGATACATTATATTTCTTTAGCACCTCTGAAAGAGCTCTATTAATAGCGTCAGTAATATACATATGCTTGCTATATACAGCTGGATTAAAATAAAACTCCACCTCTATTTCATAGTATTTCTGACATATAGACTTATATAACACCCTTGGCAAAGGATCTGTTTGTATAGCAGGATAATTATTAAGAACGTCAAGAATTAACTTATCTATTTTAGCAATTTTAATCCCACTTTCTATTTTAAAGGACAACGAGTGCCTTAATTTATAGCTATGATTACTGTGGTTAATTATAACTTCTTGAATAAGACTACTATTTGGTATTATCATCTCTATATCATCGCTAGTTTTGATTGTAATACATCTTGTACCAAGATCTGTAACCTCCCCTATTTTATCTTTTACTTCTATAATATCACCTATTCTAATGGAATTCTCCGCCATTATCAGTAACCCACTAAAGAAATTACCAACTATATGCTGCGCTCCTAACCCAAAACCTAAAGCAAACGTTGTTCCAATTACAGCAAATACTGTTACTGGCACATTAGCAATATCTAATATAAATATTAGAACAAGCATTATCATAATATAGTAAGATACCCTAGCTAATGAATATGCCGTACTAATATCTAATTTTTTAGAGAGCTTACGCCTTATTACAATGCTTAAGCGCTTAGATATCTTAAAACCAATAAAAAGCAAAACAACACTAATTACAATATTATATACCATAACGTCTTCATTTCCTGAAATTGTAAAGACTTTATAATTCCATATCTCTTTAATAATACGTGCAATTTCTTTTATTATAGACATAATGCTCATATCATTATTAAACCAATCGGCACTAAAAAAATTTGCTATTTTATTATACGTAAATTCCCACATATTATACTCCATCCTTTACATTATCCTTTACAAATGATAAAACATAGATCTTAAACTTTCTAGTAATTTAATTCTAACCTTAGGTAGATATGTCTTTTTATAAAACCGCTATAACTGCAGGCGTCGCTATGTTTGCTATGTTCTTTGGCTCAGGTAACCTAGTTTTTCCTTTGATCATAGGTTCACAAACAACTGACCAATACTTAATAGCTAGCCTTGGACTGATATTAACTGGTATTCTAGTTCCGTTCTTAGGGTTATTTAGTATGGTGTTATATGGTGGAGATAAAGACAGATATTTTGGATTATTAGGCAAATATGCTCCTTTTACCCTAAGTTTATTGATTTTATCTCTCATAGGCCCCTTTGGAGTAGTACCTAGATGTATTTTAGTTGCTTATGGAGGATTTACCCTTATTTTCCCAAATTTACCATTAGCATTATTTAGTGCAATATTTCTTACAATGATTGTATGGACTATTTGGAAAAAAAATCAAGTTGTACCAATTATTGGCAAAATATTAGGACCATTCAAAATAGGAGGAATTGTTTTAATAATAGCTACAGCTATATACCAATCTCCTGAATTAATTAATTCTCCACCAGATGAACCTGCTTTTAATATTGGTATCAAGCAAGGTTATCAAACTATGGATTTAATGGCTTCTTTCTTTTTCTCAATTACAATTGTGGAATACCTACATAGTATTGCAAAATATAAAGCAGAAACCACAAAGCTAAGTATAGCCTCTTGTTTTATTGGAGCAGGATTGATTGCGTCAGTATATTTGGGATTTGTATTTCTAGGCGCACATTATGCAACTTCTTTGGCAAACGCTCAGCCTGAACAATATTTAGCAACTATTGCCAACCTAACTCTAGGTAAGTATGCCACACTAGTTGTAGCTATAACTATATTTTTCTCTTGCCTAGCAACAGCAGCAAGTTTGGTTAGACTATTTGCTGAATTCTTGCGTGTTGACATAGCACAAAGAAAAATTTCTTGGAAAAAATCTATATTAATCACCACAGGTATCAGCTTTACCCTCTCTCTAACTGGGTTTACTACAATTATTTTTATCTTAGGAACAATATTAACTTATATTTATCCAGCATTGATTGCTCTAACAATTGCAGCAATTATACAGAATTACTATAAGATAAAATGCGCAAAACAATTATTCTGGATAACATTCATAAGTAATGCTTGTTATAGTCTGATATAATTTAATGAAGGATTTATAAATCAGAGTCTTCACTAAAATAATCATAAATACTACCTATTGTTTGAGTAGTGCATTCTATACCTGAATCCATAGTTTCTTTTACGTTAGAAATCACATCTCTTAACATCGGAATTGCTAATGAACTCATACCGTGAGTTATAGAAACTTTACCAGCTATTAGTAATAAATTACTAAAAGTATTTACTGTACTTAAAGGGGTGTCATATTTAAGTGATGCTGATGAAATAGCAAGCGAGAAGACCACTGCAGAAGCAATAAAAGGTATTGATGCTTCAATATAGGTTAATTCCACAGGCTCTTGATGCGCATTATAACATTGTAATCCCTCCGCTACCACACCAATAGAAGCTCCCTGTACAGCCATTGTAAGCACTGGTCCTTGTAACATTGGGTTTGCAGTGATACTTGTATAATCAAGAACCATTTTGCTTATCATAACTGAACCACATTGATTAAAGAAATCAATAGGATTATTTATTGATGTTTCTCCTACCTCTTGTATATATAACTGTC
It contains:
- a CDS encoding branched-chain amino acid transport system II carrier protein, producing the protein MSFYKTAITAGVAMFAMFFGSGNLVFPLIIGSQTTDQYLIASLGLILTGILVPFLGLFSMVLYGGDKDRYFGLLGKYAPFTLSLLILSLIGPFGVVPRCILVAYGGFTLIFPNLPLALFSAIFLTMIVWTIWKKNQVVPIIGKILGPFKIGGIVLIIATAIYQSPELINSPPDEPAFNIGIKQGYQTMDLMASFFFSITIVEYLHSIAKYKAETTKLSIASCFIGAGLIASVYLGFVFLGAHYATSLANAQPEQYLATIANLTLGKYATLVVAITIFFSCLATAASLVRLFAEFLRVDIAQRKISWKKSILITTGISFTLSLTGFTTIIFILGTILTYIYPALIALTIAAIIQNYYKIKCAKQLFWITFISNACYSLI
- a CDS encoding mechanosensitive ion channel, whose translation is MWEFTYNKIANFFSADWFNNDMSIMSIIKEIARIIKEIWNYKVFTISGNEDVMVYNIVISVVLLFIGFKISKRLSIVIRRKLSKKLDISTAYSLARVSYYIMIMLVLIFILDIANVPVTVFAVIGTTFALGFGLGAQHIVGNFFSGLLIMAENSIRIGDIIEVKDKIGEVTDLGTRCITIKTSDDIEMIIPNSSLIQEVIINHSNHSYKLRHSLSFKIESGIKIAKIDKLILDVLNNYPAIQTDPLPRVLYKSICQKYYEIEVEFYFNPAVYSKHMYITDAINRALSEVLKKYNVS